A window of Haloarcula sp. H-GB4 contains these coding sequences:
- a CDS encoding acetylglutamate/acetylaminoadipate kinase codes for MTVVIKVGGARAVDPAGALADVASLVADGEQVVVVHGGSTKVDETLERLGVEPEYVETPSGVVGRFTDETTMEVFEMAFGHLNTQLVAGLQSEGVDAVGLTGVDGKLLYGPRKSAVRVVEDGKKKIRRGDHSGTTKQVNGDLLESLLADGYTPVAAPPMAGDDDGEVIPVNTDADRSAAAIAGELDAQLVLLTDVEGVYADPDDPSTLIESVETASDWDALEDAAEGFMGRKIMAAEEALDGGASEVVVADANAESPILSALDGGGTHVHASALEQDTDQTATEEQ; via the coding sequence ATGACAGTCGTTATCAAAGTCGGTGGCGCTCGCGCGGTCGACCCTGCGGGGGCGCTTGCGGACGTGGCATCGTTAGTGGCCGATGGTGAGCAGGTCGTCGTGGTACACGGCGGCTCCACCAAAGTCGATGAGACGCTCGAACGGCTCGGCGTCGAGCCCGAATACGTCGAGACGCCGTCGGGCGTCGTCGGCCGGTTCACCGACGAGACCACAATGGAGGTGTTCGAAATGGCCTTTGGGCATCTCAACACCCAGCTCGTCGCCGGCCTCCAGAGCGAGGGCGTCGACGCGGTCGGTCTCACCGGCGTCGACGGCAAACTGCTCTACGGACCGCGGAAGTCCGCAGTGCGGGTCGTCGAGGACGGGAAAAAGAAGATTCGCCGCGGCGACCACTCGGGCACGACCAAGCAGGTCAACGGCGACCTGCTTGAGTCGCTGCTTGCGGATGGCTACACGCCCGTTGCGGCACCGCCGATGGCCGGGGACGACGACGGTGAAGTAATTCCCGTCAACACCGACGCCGACCGCTCGGCGGCGGCCATCGCCGGCGAACTCGACGCACAGTTGGTGCTGTTGACTGACGTGGAGGGCGTTTACGCGGACCCCGATGACCCGTCGACGCTCATCGAATCGGTCGAGACGGCAAGCGACTGGGACGCTCTTGAAGACGCTGCAGAGGGATTCATGGGCCGGAAAATCATGGCCGCCGAGGAGGCGCTCGACGGCGGCGCATCGGAGGTCGTGGTGGCCGACGCCAACGCCGAGTCACCGATTCTCTCGGCGCTTGACGGCGGCGGAACCCACGTTCACGCGAGCGCACTCGAACAGGACACAGACCAGACAGCGACGGAGGAACAATGA
- the argC gene encoding N-acetyl-gamma-glutamyl-phosphate reductase, which produces MTYTASVVGGSGFTGGELLRLLDGHPEFELAQATSRSKENKTIGHSHPNLRHSDLRFSSPSDLESVDVLFAATPHGVSMEQIDAFQEAAGTVVDLSADFRLDSEAQYDEWYDGHTRPDLLEQSEYALPELNRDNLEGADLIASGGCNATATILGLLPLFEADILSGDEQIVVDVKVGSSEGGAGGGEASSHPERSGVVRPYAPTGHRHEAEIQQFLGIDVSFTVHAVDMIRGASATCHVFPEGPVSKGDLWGAYRGEYEDEPFVELVAGGGGVYRYPEPKSVAGTNRAEVGFELDPGNKRLVVFSAIDNMMKGSAGQAVHAANVALGIEETAGLEFQGLHPVGAP; this is translated from the coding sequence ATGACGTACACGGCAAGCGTCGTTGGCGGCTCCGGCTTCACGGGCGGTGAACTGCTCCGCCTGCTGGACGGCCACCCCGAGTTCGAACTGGCGCAGGCGACCAGCCGCTCGAAGGAGAACAAAACCATCGGGCACTCGCACCCGAACCTTCGCCACTCGGACCTGCGGTTTTCCTCGCCGTCGGACCTGGAGTCGGTCGACGTGCTGTTCGCCGCGACGCCCCACGGCGTCTCGATGGAGCAGATCGACGCGTTCCAAGAGGCCGCCGGCACGGTCGTCGACCTCTCAGCGGACTTCCGGCTCGATAGCGAGGCCCAGTACGACGAGTGGTACGACGGGCACACGCGCCCGGACCTGCTCGAACAGAGCGAGTACGCGCTGCCGGAACTCAACCGCGACAACCTCGAAGGCGCGGACCTCATCGCCTCCGGCGGCTGTAACGCCACGGCGACGATTCTTGGCCTGCTCCCGCTGTTCGAGGCCGATATCCTCTCCGGCGACGAGCAGATCGTCGTCGACGTGAAGGTCGGCTCCAGCGAGGGCGGGGCCGGCGGCGGCGAGGCCTCGAGCCACCCCGAGCGCTCGGGCGTCGTCCGCCCGTATGCGCCCACGGGCCACCGCCATGAGGCCGAGATTCAGCAGTTCCTCGGCATCGACGTGTCGTTTACCGTCCACGCGGTGGACATGATCCGCGGCGCGAGCGCGACCTGTCACGTCTTCCCCGAGGGGCCTGTTTCGAAAGGCGACCTCTGGGGAGCCTACCGCGGCGAGTACGAGGACGAACCCTTCGTTGAACTCGTCGCCGGCGGCGGTGGCGTCTACCGCTACCCCGAACCGAAGTCGGTCGCGGGGACGAACCGCGCCGAGGTCGGCTTCGAACTCGACCCCGGCAACAAGCGGCTAGTCGTGTTCTCGGCCATCGACAACATGATGAAGGGGTCGGCGGGCCAGGCCGTCCACGCGGCCAACGTCGCCCTCGGCATTGAAGAGACGGCGGGCCTAGAGTTCCAGGGGCTCCACCCCGTCGGCGCACCGTAA
- the lysX gene encoding lysine biosynthesis protein LysX, whose translation MKVGLLYSRIRRDEKLLLSELRERDHEIEKIDVRKQQFNIHEAPEAFEDLDIVVDRCLATSRSVYATKFAEAYGVPVVNGPEVADTCADKVNNSLALEAAGVPTPNTDVAFTKDAALESIEKFGYPCVLKPVVGSWGRLMAKIDSRSAAEAILEHKETLGHYEHKIFYVQEFVEKPGRDMRVLAVDGEPIAAMVRSSDHWLTNAAKGAETAEFELDDRALELVEKASDAVGGGLLGIDLMEVGIDEESGEFEDYTVHEVNHTVEFKALNEVTDVDVPAKVVDWLEQKAATDADAEVTA comes from the coding sequence ATGAAAGTCGGACTCCTCTACTCGCGCATCCGCCGGGACGAGAAGCTGCTCCTGTCGGAACTGCGCGAGCGCGACCACGAGATCGAGAAGATAGACGTTCGCAAACAGCAGTTCAACATCCACGAGGCCCCCGAGGCCTTCGAGGATCTGGACATCGTCGTCGACCGCTGTCTGGCGACCAGCCGCAGCGTGTACGCGACGAAGTTCGCGGAGGCCTACGGCGTGCCCGTGGTCAACGGCCCCGAGGTCGCCGACACCTGCGCGGACAAGGTCAACAACAGCCTCGCGCTAGAGGCCGCGGGCGTACCAACGCCGAACACCGACGTGGCGTTCACGAAGGACGCCGCGCTGGAATCCATCGAGAAGTTCGGCTACCCCTGCGTCCTGAAGCCGGTCGTCGGCTCGTGGGGTCGCCTGATGGCGAAGATCGACTCTCGCTCGGCCGCCGAGGCTATCCTCGAACACAAGGAGACACTCGGCCACTACGAGCACAAGATCTTCTACGTACAGGAGTTCGTCGAAAAACCCGGCCGCGACATGCGCGTGCTGGCTGTCGACGGCGAACCCATTGCGGCGATGGTGCGCTCCTCGGATCACTGGCTCACCAACGCCGCCAAGGGCGCAGAGACCGCCGAGTTCGAACTCGACGACCGCGCGCTGGAACTGGTCGAGAAGGCCTCCGACGCGGTCGGTGGCGGGCTGCTTGGAATCGATCTGATGGAAGTCGGTATCGATGAGGAAAGTGGAGAGTTCGAGGACTACACGGTTCACGAGGTCAACCACACTGTCGAGTTCAAGGCCTTGAACGAGGTCACCGACGTGGACGTGCCCGCGAAGGTCGTCGACTGGCTCGAACAGAAGGCGGCGACGGATGCCGACGCCGAGGTGACAGCATGA
- the lysW gene encoding lysine biosynthesis protein LysW, translating into MAECIECGADVSLHDNLEVGEIVDCATCGAELEVVGADPVELDSAPELEEDWGE; encoded by the coding sequence ATGGCAGAATGCATCGAGTGTGGGGCGGACGTGTCCCTGCACGACAACCTCGAAGTCGGAGAGATCGTTGACTGTGCTACCTGCGGTGCCGAGCTGGAAGTCGTCGGCGCCGATCCCGTCGAGCTCGACAGCGCACCCGAGCTCGAAGAGGACTGGGGTGAGTGA